From Shewanella yunxiaonensis, the proteins below share one genomic window:
- a CDS encoding YgaP family membrane protein: MQCNVGTTDKVIRAIIGLAIMAAGYYYQSWWGIIGIIPLLTAVFGWCPLYVPLGISSCKK; this comes from the coding sequence ATGCAATGTAATGTGGGAACTACTGATAAAGTCATCAGGGCCATTATTGGCCTCGCTATTATGGCCGCTGGCTATTATTACCAGTCTTGGTGGGGCATTATCGGCATTATACCGCTGCTTACCGCCGTCTTTGGCTGGTGTCCGCTATACGTGCCATTGGGCATTTCAAGCTGCAAGAAATAA
- the gstA gene encoding glutathione transferase GstA: protein MKLYFTPGACSLVPHILLEELGLAFELEQVDLKTKTTKSGADFSAINSKGYVPALVLDNGHVLTEVSVLAQYLSDLKPEAGLIPAAGEARYQLLSLLVYISTEIHKPMGSLFNPNASDDARAAAQTLLTRRLNWIAAELAGKPYLTGDSYTAADAYLFTVLGWARLVNFDLSPWPTLQALCGKVAERPAVQRAMKAEGLI, encoded by the coding sequence ATGAAACTGTATTTCACTCCGGGCGCTTGCTCATTGGTACCGCATATTTTGCTCGAAGAACTGGGACTGGCATTCGAGCTGGAACAGGTGGATCTAAAAACTAAAACCACCAAAAGCGGCGCAGACTTTTCTGCAATAAACAGCAAGGGATATGTCCCCGCGTTAGTTCTGGATAATGGTCATGTACTGACAGAGGTTTCTGTGCTGGCACAATATCTGTCTGATTTGAAACCTGAGGCCGGACTTATACCCGCCGCCGGTGAGGCACGTTACCAACTGTTGAGTTTACTCGTATATATCTCCACCGAAATCCATAAACCGATGGGTTCTTTATTTAATCCTAACGCGAGTGACGACGCCCGTGCAGCCGCTCAAACATTGTTAACTCGTCGCCTGAACTGGATTGCCGCTGAATTGGCCGGCAAGCCCTATTTGACCGGTGATAGTTACACCGCGGCAGATGCTTACCTGTTTACCGTGTTGGGGTGGGCGCGGTTGGTGAACTTTGATTTAAGCCCATGGCCAACATTGCAGGCATTGTGTGGCAAAGTTGCTGAGCGACCAGCGGTACAACGTGCCATGAAAGCCGAAGGTTTAATTTGA
- a CDS encoding O-acetylhomoserine aminocarboxypropyltransferase/cysteine synthase family protein — protein sequence MKDETIAIHYGYQTDPTTKSVAVPIFQTVAYEFDNAQHGADLFNLAVPGNIYTRLMNPTNDVLEKRLAALEGGVGALVVSAGAAAINYAILTLAQAGDNIVSTPQLYGGTYTLFAHMLPSLGIQVKFAKDDKPESLAALIDDKTKAVYCESIGNPAGNIADLENIAKLAHAQGVPVIVDNTVASPVLCKPINFGADIVVHSITKYVGGHGTSLGGVIIDSGKFPWAEHKERFPVFNQPEPSYHGVVYAEAFGPAAFIGRARTVPLRNTGSTLSPMNAFLLLQGLETLPLRMERHCYNAAKVAEFLKAHDLVSWVSYAGLEESPYYALAQKYMNGTPSAILSFGLKGGYEAGVRFYDALKMIKRLVNIGDAKTLACHPASTTHRQMEPHEQLQAGVKPEMIRLSIGIEHIDDIIADLDQALKA from the coding sequence ATGAAAGATGAAACGATTGCCATCCACTATGGCTACCAGACTGACCCCACCACCAAATCTGTTGCCGTGCCGATTTTTCAAACGGTAGCGTATGAATTTGATAACGCCCAGCATGGTGCTGATCTGTTCAATCTGGCAGTTCCCGGCAATATCTACACACGATTGATGAATCCAACAAACGACGTGCTGGAAAAACGTCTGGCGGCACTCGAAGGGGGTGTCGGTGCCCTGGTCGTCAGTGCCGGTGCCGCGGCAATTAACTACGCCATCCTCACATTGGCACAGGCAGGCGATAACATCGTCTCTACGCCGCAACTATATGGTGGTACCTATACGTTATTTGCCCACATGCTGCCGAGCCTTGGCATTCAGGTGAAATTTGCCAAAGATGATAAGCCAGAAAGTCTCGCGGCACTGATCGACGATAAAACGAAAGCGGTCTATTGCGAATCTATCGGCAACCCGGCAGGAAATATTGCCGATCTGGAAAACATCGCCAAATTGGCCCACGCGCAAGGCGTACCGGTAATTGTCGATAACACGGTTGCCAGTCCGGTGTTATGCAAACCCATTAATTTTGGCGCCGATATCGTGGTGCATTCCATCACCAAATATGTTGGCGGTCATGGGACGTCGCTTGGTGGTGTCATTATCGACTCAGGCAAATTCCCTTGGGCGGAACACAAAGAACGGTTCCCGGTATTTAATCAACCAGAACCCTCTTATCATGGTGTTGTCTATGCAGAAGCCTTTGGACCTGCCGCCTTTATCGGTAGAGCGCGTACAGTGCCACTGCGTAACACCGGCTCAACACTGTCGCCAATGAACGCATTCCTGTTGTTGCAAGGACTGGAAACCTTGCCGCTACGTATGGAACGTCATTGCTACAACGCAGCCAAAGTTGCCGAATTCCTCAAGGCGCATGACTTAGTCAGTTGGGTAAGTTACGCAGGACTGGAAGAATCCCCCTACTATGCACTGGCGCAGAAATATATGAACGGCACACCTTCTGCGATTCTGTCTTTTGGTCTGAAAGGCGGCTATGAAGCTGGCGTACGTTTTTATGATGCACTGAAGATGATTAAACGCTTGGTAAACATTGGCGATGCCAAGACCCTGGCATGCCATCCAGCGTCAACCACCCATCGTCAGATGGAGCCTCATGAGCAGCTGCAAGCTGGCGTAAAACCGGAGATGATCCGCTTGTCCATCGGTATTGAACATATTGATGACATCATCGCCGATCTGGATCAGGCGTTGAAGGCTTAA
- a CDS encoding bile acid:sodium symporter family protein, giving the protein MALYTSLVKTLKKEWFLLGMVLAIALAALFPGPGHSGGVMHLDKITGIGIGIIFFLHGVGLSPAAIRAGLGNWRLHLLTQSTTFVLYPLLWLCFAWLFNLLLPAALALGFCYLLVLPSTISSSVAMTSVAHGNVPGAIFNASLSNIIGIFITPLLVGWFMGVAGGALDLTHTIVSIAEMLLLPMIAGQLLRPTLLGWVQRHKSLTGKVDKLVILLIIYNAFCDSVTQGIWHDFSVPMLATAIALCVIILLLVVYLLQRLTRGLGFPVEDEIAALFCGTKKTLAAGVPMAKVIFGVDPRLGMLLLPIMLYHPLQIFYCAILANRYAKRPQLATA; this is encoded by the coding sequence ATGGCACTGTATACATCGTTAGTAAAAACCTTGAAAAAAGAGTGGTTCCTGTTAGGCATGGTATTGGCTATCGCTTTGGCCGCATTGTTTCCCGGGCCTGGCCATTCTGGTGGCGTGATGCATCTGGATAAAATTACCGGTATTGGTATCGGGATTATCTTTTTTTTACACGGGGTTGGTTTGTCGCCTGCGGCGATCCGCGCCGGACTAGGCAACTGGCGTTTGCACCTGCTGACCCAAAGCACCACCTTTGTGTTATATCCGCTGTTATGGCTTTGTTTTGCTTGGTTGTTCAATCTGTTATTGCCTGCGGCCTTGGCCCTGGGATTTTGTTATTTGCTAGTGTTGCCTAGCACTATCTCTTCATCAGTTGCCATGACTAGTGTGGCGCACGGTAATGTGCCAGGAGCCATATTTAATGCTTCGCTTTCCAATATCATCGGCATTTTTATCACGCCGTTGCTGGTGGGATGGTTTATGGGGGTTGCCGGTGGTGCTCTGGATCTGACACATACGATTGTCAGCATCGCCGAAATGTTGTTGTTACCGATGATTGCCGGGCAGTTACTGCGTCCGACACTGCTCGGCTGGGTACAACGGCATAAGTCATTGACTGGCAAAGTTGATAAATTGGTGATTTTGCTGATTATCTATAACGCTTTTTGTGATTCGGTCACGCAAGGGATTTGGCACGATTTCTCGGTGCCAATGTTGGCGACTGCAATCGCGTTGTGTGTGATTATCCTATTGCTGGTGGTGTACTTGTTACAGCGACTGACCCGAGGTTTAGGCTTCCCGGTAGAAGATGAGATTGCAGCACTATTTTGCGGAACTAAAAAAACGCTGGCGGCAGGCGTCCCCATGGCGAAAGTGATTTTTGGTGTTGATCCGCGCCTTGGCATGCTACTGCTGCCGATTATGTTGTACCACCCGTTGCAGATTTTTTACTGTGCGATCCTAGCCAATCGTTATGCAAAACGTCCGCAATTAGCTACGGCTTAA
- a CDS encoding phospho-sugar mutase, which produces MDSRLAMQLNAWLEMDPDPQTREELQQLMQQRDDQELVKRFAGRLAFGTAGLRGEVGAGPTRMNQLVIRQTAAGLGQYLLQQLPDAKSRGVIIGYDGRLDSARFATDTAAVLTAQGITVRITRRVCPTPLVAYGVKHFGAAAGVVVTASHNPPQYNGFKVYWGNGAQIIPPHDAGIAACITAAAIHKVPVKSLVDAEEEGLLQWLGDAFYLSYRKAVGAMPLLQASTRKKDMGIAYTAMHGVGAEMAKVLLADAGFTRVYSVAAQEQPDGHFPTVNFPNPEEAGAMDLVIAEASKYQALLACANDPDADRFAVAVRRGDNYQMLSGDQVGALLGHYLLQKAPAHQRLVGTTIVSSALLSQIAKAAGGECYTTLTGFKWLANVGMKQQSDKQQFLFAYEEALGYTVGNLVWDKDGLSALLAFVQMTAEVIAAGKSLWQQLEAIYREHGIYLNRQVSIALKPDTPDIGGGLRQNPPQTIAGMKVLSVADLKTHQQVFADGHVEVINLPASDVLIYHLENGGRVVVRPSGTEPKIKCYYQLVEPLLPQDNLEAAESRGNLRMDVLIKQHQASLPQ; this is translated from the coding sequence ATGGATAGTCGATTGGCAATGCAACTTAATGCCTGGCTGGAAATGGATCCTGATCCCCAGACGCGTGAAGAATTGCAACAGTTAATGCAGCAACGCGATGACCAAGAATTGGTTAAGCGCTTTGCTGGACGCTTAGCCTTTGGTACCGCAGGACTTCGGGGCGAAGTTGGTGCTGGTCCCACTCGGATGAATCAATTAGTGATCCGACAGACTGCTGCCGGTCTGGGGCAGTATTTGCTACAGCAGCTCCCGGATGCCAAGAGTCGCGGAGTTATCATTGGTTATGATGGTCGGTTGGATTCGGCGCGATTTGCCACAGATACTGCCGCAGTGCTGACTGCTCAGGGAATTACCGTGCGAATTACCCGCCGTGTTTGTCCAACACCTCTGGTGGCTTATGGCGTTAAACATTTTGGTGCTGCGGCTGGCGTGGTGGTCACTGCCAGTCACAACCCGCCGCAATATAACGGCTTTAAAGTGTATTGGGGCAATGGTGCTCAGATTATTCCGCCGCACGACGCGGGTATCGCTGCTTGTATCACCGCAGCCGCCATTCACAAAGTGCCCGTGAAATCATTGGTTGATGCTGAAGAAGAAGGGCTGCTGCAATGGCTGGGGGATGCGTTTTATCTGAGTTATCGTAAGGCTGTTGGCGCGATGCCATTGTTACAAGCAAGCACTCGCAAGAAAGATATGGGTATTGCGTATACTGCGATGCACGGTGTGGGCGCTGAAATGGCCAAGGTGCTATTGGCTGATGCGGGCTTCACGCGGGTGTATTCAGTCGCTGCACAGGAACAACCTGATGGGCACTTCCCAACCGTCAATTTTCCTAATCCAGAAGAAGCCGGTGCAATGGATCTGGTGATCGCAGAAGCAAGCAAGTATCAAGCGTTACTCGCTTGTGCCAACGATCCAGACGCTGACCGTTTCGCCGTGGCTGTGCGTCGTGGTGATAATTATCAGATGTTATCAGGGGATCAAGTTGGCGCGTTGTTAGGCCATTATTTATTACAGAAGGCGCCAGCGCATCAACGGTTGGTGGGCACCACTATTGTGTCTTCTGCGTTGCTTTCGCAAATTGCCAAGGCTGCTGGTGGTGAATGTTATACCACCCTTACCGGATTTAAGTGGTTAGCCAATGTGGGAATGAAACAGCAGAGCGATAAGCAACAATTCCTGTTCGCTTATGAAGAGGCTCTGGGTTACACGGTTGGCAATTTGGTATGGGATAAAGATGGATTATCAGCCTTGTTGGCCTTTGTGCAGATGACGGCAGAAGTCATTGCAGCAGGTAAGAGTCTGTGGCAGCAACTGGAAGCGATATATCGTGAACACGGAATCTATCTCAATCGGCAAGTGAGTATAGCACTTAAGCCTGATACTCCTGATATTGGCGGTGGGTTGCGCCAGAATCCGCCGCAAACGATCGCCGGTATGAAAGTGTTATCTGTGGCTGATTTGAAGACCCATCAGCAAGTTTTTGCTGACGGGCATGTGGAGGTGATTAATCTCCCTGCTAGTGATGTGCTGATTTATCATTTGGAGAATGGTGGTAGGGTAGTGGTCCGTCCATCCGGCACCGAACCCAAAATTAAATGTTATTACCAGTTGGTGGAGCCATTGTTACCACAGGACAATCTTGAGGCGGCTGAATCAAGAGGTAATCTGCGGATGGATGTCTTAATAAAACAGCATCAGGCTTCTTTGCCGCAATAA
- a CDS encoding AraC family transcriptional regulator: MSKIRQKRLIPSLTALPRPVYARAESWSENGSQTDWHCHPWGQLSYALSGILIVNTRRGRYVAPPQYAIWLPPQEQHEVVSGGAAVMRSLYVDSSQLLHPRWQQPLVCEITPLMRELIIRFSANPAEYLADTPAARLAQVLLDQLAELPSAPLQLPMPQDRRLQRLCQQLQQTDDNVPLAQLALSQGLSDRSISRLFKEETGMTFRQWRRSLRLFKGLEALRDGTSVTTVALDCGYDSVSAFVAAFREQFGKTPGQYFKT, translated from the coding sequence ATGTCGAAAATAAGACAAAAGCGATTGATCCCGTCATTGACTGCCCTACCGCGACCGGTTTATGCGCGGGCAGAATCCTGGAGCGAAAATGGTAGCCAGACAGATTGGCATTGCCATCCTTGGGGTCAGCTGTCTTACGCATTGTCGGGTATCTTAATCGTCAACACCCGCCGTGGCCGCTATGTAGCGCCACCGCAATATGCCATCTGGTTGCCGCCCCAAGAACAACATGAAGTGGTATCTGGTGGTGCCGCAGTGATGCGCAGTCTATATGTGGATTCGTCGCAACTACTCCACCCCCGTTGGCAACAGCCTTTGGTATGCGAAATTACACCACTGATGCGAGAACTGATTATCCGGTTCAGCGCTAATCCAGCAGAATATCTGGCAGATACCCCCGCTGCACGTCTGGCTCAAGTGCTGCTGGATCAACTGGCTGAGCTGCCATCCGCGCCACTGCAATTACCCATGCCACAAGATCGACGACTCCAGCGCTTATGCCAGCAATTACAGCAAACAGATGACAATGTACCGCTGGCACAACTTGCCCTGTCACAGGGATTAAGTGACCGCAGTATCAGCCGGTTATTTAAAGAAGAAACCGGCATGACCTTCCGCCAGTGGCGCCGCTCATTACGCTTATTCAAAGGGCTGGAAGCTCTGCGTGATGGCACATCAGTCACCACGGTCGCCCTCGATTGCGGCTATGATTCAGTCTCAGCCTTTGTGGCCGCTTTTCGCGAACAATTTGGCAAAACACCAGGACAATATTTCAAAACCTGA